The sequence TAATTTCAGCACATCCCTTTTCATATTCACTATTAGctacagtgctttttttttttttttttttctttttcatccgTAGCTGGAGGTCTGTTCATCAAAAATTGACCTTgtgtagcagaaaaaaaggaatctcCTGATTCCGTTGTCTGAAGAGCTGGGTGACTCAGCTTTCTTGTTGGATTTATATGTCCTCTTGATGAGCCATCAGTGATCTCATTTGACTCCAATTCAGTCCGTTGAATTAATAGTAGAGTAAACTGAACTGGCAGTTAGtcatgatttgttttcctttggggTTGATCTGTCATTGTGCAAAACAGCTAGCCTATCCATAAGTTTTTCCAGCTGTCCAAAAGACAGAATTGTATTTCAGAGAACATAATGTGTCTGGTAAGCAAGTGGCATGCTACCTCCAACTCTACCTCCAAGTCAAGATTCTTTCTATGATGGTCTTTTTTACATACATGGTAATTAATTCTCTTACAGTATatagagtattttaaaatttacagaGTTTTAACACACTAAAACAATGTTATtacactgttgttttttcttaatttctgtgtgtttgaattaggaaagagaattttgtgttttttaatatgcattgTAAACAAGATTACTTTGCCAAATTTGCTTTAAGTAGACATGCTCTAGTATCTCTGTATGTGTGGTCCCATGCAGAACATATGTATTCTATCAGCAGTTTATTGATCTACCTcctgtttttactttatattcTAAATGCTTAAGTCTATTTCCTAAATCCCActtattattttagaataagCACATGCTTATTCTAAAGTGGTAGAAGACTGTCAGGTTGCTATCCTAGTACTCCAGGTTGTGGAGGCTTTGGAGAGCCTACATCATTTTCATGATCGACAactcagaagaaatattttcactatTTAGTAGTAAAATATTAGcgcttttttgttgttattttttgacATCTTCTGAAAAAGTTGCTCAGATTGATTTATTGCAGTAAATCTCTAAAggtgcttctttttatttattgctactGATGGCTTTCACCTAGCTGTATGGACAACAATGGTTTCACATACCATCTTTGATACTATCTTACTGACCTTTTGAATACTCAAATTACTTATTATGGCTGAAAATGCCGACTTTTCACGTTTGAAGATTGTGCCATTGCAGCATTGGGACTGTACTCTCTGGtcattctgctttctgcaaCTGATTCAGAATCTAGATTATTgactaaaataattattatttttttaaagttgcatacagttttaaaatactctAACGTATAAAACATAATCTCATTAGAAGAACTGATGCTTAACCTAGCATTGTAACTGGTAGAAGTTCTGAGAACGTTTCCAGTTTACATTGTTCTTGCTCAGGTCACGACCTAAGGCTTTGTTTATGAGGCGGAAGATGATTTGTTATAGATAGCCTTCACTAGGtgttcttctaaaaataatccTTATAAATAATCCTTTCCTGTAGGAGATAATGGCTTTTCACAGCCAGCAACCTATTATAACCCAGACCAACTTCCTCCAGAGAATTCTTCCTTTATGGAAAGGAATTTCATCTGCAGGTTACGATGCCTCCTGGATAATTCATCTGGGTTCCTGGTGAGTATGGAGTTATGTAAAAACTTTCACACATGCTGTAATCTACATTATGCTTACAATATGTACAGCAAGTTACTTTATTTAACTTTCTATTGATATCTGAGTGCTTGAACCAGCATATTCCAGTTAGTGATACTAAATGACAAGTAGGGACTGTATTCTTGGGTTCCCATTTGATGTGTTGTTAGAACTAGGGGCAAGTTCTCTCATTTCTCATGGCTCAgttttctctgtgaaatatGAATAAGCCCTTGTGACTGAGAAGAATTCATAAGAAGTTATGTTAATTGCGTATATGTATAATGATATGTTCATTGGAATATTAGAAGATCCAACTGGCATTTGCTTTTGCgtgtatttatttcataaagcagccttctcattatttctttttttagagaGTTTACTTGTTATTAGATCTCTAGGTTATATGTTCAAGGTTATAACAGCAGTACTCAGTACTTGTTAGCTAACTTTTGTGTATGGCATGATACAAAGCTTGAATCCAATAGGTTATAAAACAAAGGATATATTTTACAtcataacaaaaatatctgactcttaaatacctccaacATGTAACAGTTActaacagttattttttttgtcatcttaaGGCAATGAATTTTCAAGGACGGTTAAAGTTTCTCCATGGACAAAACAAGAAAGGGAAGGATGGCACTACTTTGTCTCCTCAGCTAGCTTTGTTTGCAGTAGCTACTCCCCTGCAGCCACCATCTATCCTTGAGATACGAACCAAAAACTTCAtcttcagaacaaaacacaagctGGATTTCACACCTACGGGCTGTGATGCAAAGTAAGTATAAATTATAGCACTCTACCCATATGCTGatgagaaacatttcaaaagtgaatttaaaatgtatagcTAGTTACTGTTTCAGTAAATACTGATGATTGTTTAGGATCcattattgtttttctcttcagccCTACTAGTAAGTTCATAGAAATGGTTTCTAGTAACTGAAGCCAACCTGGGGGACTAGTATAAGTTTTATGATTTGttaactgtgtttttattagaaatgtCTCAACAAATGACTgatactgcaaaaaaaaaatgtagttagcATTTATGTCTGAGATGTTCAAGCCACAATTAACTTGCTTGGCATTCCTTCTGTGAGATGGTTCATCAGCAGTGTTgcaaatttttttattttttattctttttacctTCCAGAGGAAAGATTGTCCTTGGATACACTGAAGCAGAGCTGTGTATGAGAGGAACGGGATACCAGTTTGTTCATGCAGCTGATATGCTTTATTGTGCTGAAAATCATGTCCGAAGTAAGCTCCATTCCCTAAGAAAGGCTGTTAAAAATCAATGCTTGGATTatatttacactgaaaaatattatgaaagaCTCTTAAACTTATGCAGTTATTAACAAAAAGAATACTATTCATCTTATGTGATCTTTCCCTTCCTATAAGAATTTATACTGGACAAGGAAATGTTTAATATTCCTATCTAGAGCCTTTTAGGTTGTGTATTCCAGTTTCTGTCACATCTTGCTCTCGCACTTCCTTCTGTGCTCAGTCAGACTTCTGCTATTTCAACAACTTAATTTGGGCAAAGAGACTATTTCAAAGATAACTTTCCTTAGAAATGtaagattttaaagagaaaaatatcctGGTAGCTTGATATAGATAACAGTATGAGGAGAAAGTGGCTGATAAGTAACCATTTGGTagacttctttcttcccttttttattaGGTGTAACATGGTTCTCTTTCAAAGTTACAGAAACATCTTCAAGAGATTTTGATGCTTCTCTTCTACTGTCTTCTCttggaaaactgttttatttctttagtcCCCATGTATACAATTAATTAAATCCCTTCAGGAGGTTAATTCTTAACCTATATTAAGcagattttgtatttcaggGATAGCTCAGTCACTGTTGCctttcacttgttttgtttgtttgttttaaggaataaaaaatttccaaaataaggtTGGTTGGAAACTTAGTTTGGAAACTTTgtcttagaaatgttttttttgtttgttttttttttcctcaatatcTGATgctaagtttaaaaataaatacataaagaatAGTCTTTTATCAAAGTTTAGTTTTGGTTAGGATTTGTGAACTTTTctactatttttatttgatttttctgtctaCAAAGACAGTAGTTTCAGCAATGTATAACAAAAACAATAGTATGTTTATGAAGCATTGCTAGTAAAGTGAAAACAGGAGtgtaaaatggattttgaaGTATTAACCAGTCAAAATGTGAAAGAATTTGATTCAGAGTTAACATATAACAGAGGCTAGCATAGCCCTAGTATAGGGCTAACTCAAAGTTTTCTAATTTATAAAACAGTAGTCACTTTTCAGCTGTAAAAGAGATTTACACTTTTGTCATCTACACTTTTAATAGTCTCTATTATTGCAGAAATAATAGATGAGGCTCTATACAGGATGTTGGCTGTCTGTAGTGGATATCTTACAATTACTTGtaattttggcttttattttaccGGTAAAAGATACCTTGAAAAGTGATCAATCATCCCATTGCACTAGGAATACATTAGTGTTGTACAGAAATAGGTAAACAAGGACCTAAAATTGTAAATTGCTCTACAGATGGGATTATTCTCATAACAAGCCaggttttcctatttttcttcacttgacAGTAAATGGTATGTTTGCTCTTCAATTTTAGTGATGAAGACAGGTGAAAGTGGAATGACTGTCTTCAGGCTTCTAACCAAAGAAAATCGGTGGGCCTGGGTACAGGCAAATGCGCGACTTGTGTACAAAAATGGAAGACCAGATTACATCATTGCCACGCAAAGACCTCTTACGTGAGTCATCATGAAGCAGTATAAAGTATAAAGCAGTATTCTTCAGAAACTGAGCATTTTTGATCACTCTTGTTTACCTTCAAAAATCCAGCTGCAGTTTTGTAggggaaacaacaaaaagcataaagaatttatatattttgtaatttatgGTGCTTAATCGAGTTTCATATAATATGGAATTTAGCATTATTATACAGGTTAAATGAATTTTCCCAAAGAGTTTGTAAAATGATTACTTGCCATGTCAAGAAAAACATAACATATGGAACAAAGCCCATTTATGTTTATTTCAGCCCCTAATGCACAGCAAATGGTGTATGCTATCTAGATTTAATTACAGATGTAGTATGTAAAGGTCATATTACAGTCATAAGCTCTTTATTTCATAATCTGCCTCTTGGTTTAAGTCAGCCAAGTTGAGCTGAAATAGCTAGGAATTTGAAAAATGCCTTcgatatttatttattaattccaGGAGACAAAAAGATTACTGTAACTGTTGAGTACTGCAGTATTGTGCTATATATTGATTTACTTTCAGAGACGAAGAAGGGGCAGAACATCTACGGAAACGTAACATGAAACTGCCCTTCATGTTTGCCACGGGTGAGGCTGTTTTATATGAGGTAACTTTCCCAATGTCAAGCCTTATGGATGCTTCTCAGCCAAGGAATAAGGCCACAACGGGAAAAGGAGGTAAAGCTACGCTACACGGCGATTCTGTGGATCCCAACTCCATTCTAGGTGCCATGTTAAGGCAAGACGAGTCTGTGTATCTTTGCCCTCCAGCATCACACAAACTTTCCTTTGAGAGGAACTTCTTCACAGACAGCAGGGACGAACTGGGCAGTGTTGTAAGCAGTGACTGGACGGATAGTTTCCTGCCTGCTGGAAATCACAGCATCCTCAAACAGGAACTAACTGAGTGTTCCCAGGACAGTAGTGTGCCGCTTCCTGAAGACAGTGCGGCACTCTTTCAAGATAACAAAACCAGTGATTTGTACAGCATCATGAAAAATCTTGGTATTGACTTTGAAGATCTAAAGTACATTCAGCAGGATGAggaattttttaaaactgaattatcTGGTATGGATGATATTGGGGACATAGACATAACTGATGAAATCCTGACTTATGTTCAGGATTCCTTAAATAAGTCTGACTTCTTATATTCAGGCTGTAACCAGCAGCAACCTGTGGTCCAGAATGCCAATTGCTTGGTACAGCAAGAATTAGATCAGCATCAAATTCATGAGCATCGGAAGCAGCTcatggagcagcagcaacagcagcagcagcaacagcagcagcagcagctctgtcagaAGATGAAACATATGCAAGTCAACGGGATGCTAACAAATTGGAACTCTGGCACCAGCATGCCTCTtagctgctcacagcagcagccccagcaatATGTATTCTCTGGCATGCATGCCACAACTCCTGAGTTTTCTTACAAATCAGAAGTAAACACTTCACCTTATGCATGTAGGCAAGAGTTTGTTCCTTATAAGCAACCCACAACAATGATGCCGCAGCTTTCTAATTTTTCCCAAATGAATTTTCCTGTAGCAAGTTTTGAGAGATCAACCTACTCTGCTTCTTCCAACTTCGAAGATTTTCTCGGTTGTTTGCAGCAGGTCCCTGAAAATCATGATTGTGGGATAAACTCTGAGTCGGTTATGCTAACTCCTCAAACGTGCTATGCAGGTGCTGTTTCTATGTACCAGTGCACGCAAGaagcacagcccagctgcatGGATCAAATGCAATATGATCCTATGATGGCAAGTCAACAAACATTGTTGAACAAGGTATGGTAAGCAACATTGTTATATTGCTTGAATCACATTTTTATGGGGTTTGAATGGCTCCTGGGATGCAATGTTTGCCATACTTGAATCACTGAGTTTGAAACTGGTGTGTTAGCAGTGAGTGAATGTCTTTGCTGTAGTTGTTCATTAGACTGAACAAGGTTGCGTTTGGTCAAGTTTCTGTGTGCATATATCCACATCCTGGTAGTTCTTCTTGGCAGTATTAAAGCAGGAGTGAGTGAACTAGTCTATTGTACCTACCAGTAATTTTCCCAGTGGgagccaaaaaaacaaaacaaaacacaacagattaGGTCATAAGCTTAGAATTGGCTTATacatttttaagggaaaaggaTGATATCAGTAGAAAAATGGAGCTTTTCTTTAGCACAGATTTCAATTTTAAGCACAGTTCTTCATAGgtaaaattaacttaaaaataaaagataaatcagTTATTAACTGATTTTGAATAACCTTTGTTGAAGTCCTTTAAATTGtaccatttatttctgttacgATGCTCAAGTACAGAGCCACAATTCTTTTTTGGACTTCAGTGAGTTTGTGTTCTAAAGTACTGATCCTGCTGTAAATGCTTGTGCATGCGCATAAGCATTTACAGAATTAAAGTATTAATTGGCATTTTAACCTACACAAGCCAGAGGTGAGGAATGCGAGTAGAATATATCCAGTTTTTTTGGTATGCTCAGTACAAGTACAAAACATCCTTCTAAACTGTTTCACTAGTGGAAAAATGTAATTGCAGAATTACAGAAATTGAGCTAAAACAGTTCAGCAAGTGTCCGAGGGCTGAAATAGCATGACGTTACTTTGGTAAACTGCAGGCACAGGCTTGCACAGCACTTAGCTGTTTGTTGCATGGCTGTGGTCAGTGTTACTAATCCTGCATAGTGCTTGATAACAGGGACGCAAAGCATTTCCAAGATCATCAAAGTTTATTCCTGTAATAGGATAGAAATGTCCTTTCCCCAAAAGCTGTACTGGTGTGGCCCATTGGTTTCGAACAGCCAGCACCTCAGCAATTCAATTTCCTCCTTTCTAATGGttggtttaaaatatatttatttgattgATTATTTTGTTATGCTGCCTTAATCATTTTTGTTATGCcccctttttgttcttttcttgatTACTTTATCTTCTCTATCTGTAAAAAGTTTGACTAATGACTAAGAGATCTCTAAATGCaataaatgaatttcttttaCATTGTATTTACGGGAATGTTGTGCTACCATAGTAACATTGCTTTTAGCTTGGTTGTCATAAAAACACGAACAAAGGGTACTTTGTGAAAACATAGCCTTACTTAAGTTGTTCAGAGGCAAATTAAGCCCCTTTTGCTATGGTATACCCATGCTGAATGGATCTGGATGGCATTGCATAAGCAGAAGCCTAATGCAGAACTGCTGTTACGCTGTAACATCATTTAGCTCCTTGTCAGTTCCTGTTTACATCTGAAGAGAAGTGCTGGACATTTGTCCAAATTAGCTTAAAAGAGCAACACACTACTTGATAAGGAAGGCTTATTGCCCCTTCCCTTTTTTGTAAAAGAGTGATCAGAGATAGGTGAAAGCCATTTCCAAGTCCTAGTGGGTCCACAACTTACTTATACCAATGAGTGTTGGTGGCTGTGAGGAAGAGACTGCTTGCTCCTAAACCAAGTAGCAGTGTCTTTTTGCAGCCTATACTAATACATACTGTTCACAttgaaacaagaacaaaacacaaccaaccaaccaaaggCCTCTTGTATCAGACTGTACTCACTTTTGATCTCTATTCACACCTGTCAATTAACATATTTATGGACTGAGGGCAAAGGAAGGCTCTATGTAAGTAAAGATGTTATGTTGAGAactgttttaatataaaaaaaaaaaaaaacttattcaTTTTGCCTAGAAATGTAAttgctggaaggaaaataacCATGTTTATGATGTATACTTCTATTGCAGAGATATAAGAGGAGTTAAGAGAACTTTAAAATAAGTGAACTCATTGAAATTAGTAATTCGGAAGTATAGCTACACTTAGTATATATACACTTGTATAGCTACACTACACTTAAGTTgtagtcttttaaaatatctgtgccAAAGCATTGAtggcaaataaaatgtgtttatttattgtaaGTAGAGAGAAGGTGTCGCTATTACGGTAATAAAATTATTAAGGTTTGACTTTATTGGCTGCTGGTAACTTCAGTAAGGCTGTAAGTACGCTGATACTGGGTGTTACTGTTGGAGCTGCAGTCACACAGCCAAACCAAAGCAGGGCATTCTGCGTGGCTGGATTTGGCCTGCTGACATCAGCCACAGGCTGGAGAGAGGACGGATGTCTGCTATGCCAGCAGGGATTGCTGTCCTTTCTGCAGCCTCCTACCTCCCATCAATTTCTACACAAAAAGACAGCAGGATTAGAAAGCCAGAAGGGTCTGTTGTGATCATCTGCCTTGACCTTCTGCCTAACTTGTAATTAATCTGTTCTACCAAAATTAACTCCTTCTTTGAACTCGTGCATTCATGGTAGGATAGTAACCACTGTAGTCTCCATCACTAAAAGCCTTTCACTCATCTTATAAAACATAATGATATCATCTTCTTCCAGAATTTATCCTAGGTTTGTTCGTGTATCCATCGTTGTTAGTATGGCATCTTTGATTTAAAGCCAAATCCACATGGTTGTAGAATAGTCATTAGGAATTTTAGAACAACAACTGCGTGGTTTGTCAATTTCAGTGTTTGcctagcaggaaaaaaagtgtccaCAAAATCAGCATATCTTGATAGATGAATGAGAGAATATATAATATGTTTTAAGGACAAACGTTGAATGAATGAATACTTCCAAAATAAGCTACTCCAAAGAGATGatggaaatgtttaaaatatttttgttttttattttctttgcatgacTGAATGGAGTATTTTGTAGATAAAATTAGTTTTCCAGAGCATGACGGTAAGCATTACATCAGATGGTTAAATAATCCTATGAACAATTTATGTCAAGACTGATGAAAGCCATTCATTGCTCTTACTTGGTGTTGTCAATATGAAGACCATTTGTTAAAAAAGCCCACCCTAAGATAGCTCAGCTTGTGGATTGAATGCAGTACACTTACAAATAGGACTGAATATGCATTCCTGGAAGTGCCGTAAAGTCTGGATCCCATTGCAGacatgaaaatatgtaaatagGTTGCTTCTAAAATGTGACAGCTGGATGTGGAACTTAAGATTACTTAGACTGTACTTTCTACAAATGGAAACTCTATTATGCTTTAGATAATGATGGTGTTTCTTTCCCTTGGCCTGAAGTGGGACTCTCAGTGACTTCAGCAAGGTTGGTTTCACTGGTGATTCAGACCCTACTTTGATACAAATTATGTTTTTGTCATTCAtcagccccctcctgctccccccccaaaaaattaaaataattgaagatactcattacattttaatatgaTCTTATGAAAACTGTGCATTTaggcagattaaaaataaataaaattggttCCCATATTAACCATTTATATTGTCTTTTTTCCTACCAGTTTCAAAACGGTTTCAATGGAGGAAATGTAAATGAAGCATATCCCTCTCAGTTAGATGTGATCAGTAATGCACAAACTGCCACACATCTTCAGCCTCTTCATCATCCAACAGAACCCAGATCCTTCTCAGATTTGGCATCTAGTGGATTTATGTAATTCAGAACTAGAGCTCCATCTGTGACTTTGTCTGGGCATCAGGCTGCTCCTGAGGAAAAGCTCGATAAGTCTATCTTTGACCATTGGACTTGAACAgctaaattacattttgaaaatttgagGTTGGTTGCACTATATGCTGGTGGCTATGTAATCCAAGGCCCTAACTTCTTAGGGTGACAGGTGGAATTAAAACTCTTGACTAAAAGTATGCATGTGCTGTTTTCCATCAGATTGACTGTGTTGTTCCAGTATGGATTACATATGTATTACAGACTATGTCATGCTATACAACATAAGATAAGGcaaatggttttgttgtttagaaaataattgGGCACTTTACAAATAGCATCAATGGCACAAGGAAGATGATTTCACACTTGGATTATTTccaaactttatttaaaaatatatatatattaaaacgCTCTGAATTCATGAGAATCAAAAGCACTTAATTTAATGCATACTAAGCTCTTTAAtcacttattttatatttaaaaacattttgttttaagtctCCATTTCTAGCACTTTAATAGAAGGCTTAATACAATGATATGATATGCAACTTCAGGTTTTCTATGAAACAGATCCCTTGCATTCCTCCTTTTCTCGTCAACCTTAAGTGCCTCACAATTTAGCTACCTTGTTTCTGACAGGAGCTTATTTTAGCAAAACTCACTATAAATGTCATCTGTATTATGTGAACTTTTATCTAACATCTACAGTGCTACTGgctgtacctttttttttttcttccctaaagaTAATTTGTTTAGAGTATGTCTTAATTCTTTATCTGTGGATTTGTTACACTATTATCTGGAACTATTAAATGTTCTGAACTTAGTTCAGCTAAAGAGTTTTGGTTTATTCTatactgcttttctgctttcttcaggTAATACAGGGTAtattaaaaagcagattttgctgAGGGGGAGGAGCAGTTCCTCAGGATTAGTTTTAGATTATTAATGCTGAAAAACATGTGCCTTATCTTGTGTTTAAAACACTCATAATGTTCTTTAGAAATAATACAAGGCTGCTCTATGCAAATACTTACATTAAATGGATATTGAAAAGGTTTGCATTTTAAACAAGGGGGAAAGGAGTCTCAATAGCAAGTGGTATTGACACTTTGACTGCAGTTTCAATGTTCATAGTGGGAAGGGGTCAGTTTTGGTTTAAACTTTATCCCTAGCAAATTGCACTGCAAAGGACTGAGAGGTTACTCTTTTAATGTATGTGGatccattttaaaagctttgtgcaaaatataaaattggaaaaagaaacaaaaagtcgttgaagaaattctgcttgtaataagctttattttcaggaggaaaaaaaaaaaaacacaggcaaaacatcattctggtttttgttttcctttttatcagaGAGGATTGTTAGAACTTTAGACACCAATGTTTGGTGCAAAATAATAGTCtacatgaaaatacagaaatgtgtgtatgttcaaaatatttctgtattcttgCGTGTTGTATAGTTCATATAtaataaaatgtctttgtaaCATATTTTAAACCAGTTAATTTTAAAGTGTTACATCATTACATGTTAAGAACAATTTTATTACCTTtgttatatataattataaaatggCAATGTAGCCAGTTGTAAAGCAGGCAAAAGTAAATCAGCTCCCTCCAATTAGTTGTTAATATCATTTAATACAAGGA comes from Aythya fuligula isolate bAytFul2 chromosome 2, bAytFul2.pri, whole genome shotgun sequence and encodes:
- the AHR gene encoding aryl hydrocarbon receptor; translated protein: MNANVTYASRKRRKPVQKIVKPSPAEGVKSNPSKRHRDRLNAELDRLASLLPFPQDVIAKLDKLSVLRLSVSYLRAKSFFDVALKSSNSTRPERNGIQENCRTAKLGEGMQILEGELLLQALNGFVLVVTADALVFYVSSTIQDYLGFQQSDIIHQSVFELIHTEDRPEFQRQLHWALNPAQSADSGPSVQGDNGFSQPATYYNPDQLPPENSSFMERNFICRLRCLLDNSSGFLAMNFQGRLKFLHGQNKKGKDGTTLSPQLALFAVATPLQPPSILEIRTKNFIFRTKHKLDFTPTGCDAKGKIVLGYTEAELCMRGTGYQFVHAADMLYCAENHVRMMKTGESGMTVFRLLTKENRWAWVQANARLVYKNGRPDYIIATQRPLTDEEGAEHLRKRNMKLPFMFATGEAVLYEVTFPMSSLMDASQPRNKATTGKGGKATLHGDSVDPNSILGAMLRQDESVYLCPPASHKLSFERNFFTDSRDELGSVVSSDWTDSFLPAGNHSILKQELTECSQDSSVPLPEDSAALFQDNKTSDLYSIMKNLGIDFEDLKYIQQDEEFFKTELSGMDDIGDIDITDEILTYVQDSLNKSDFLYSGCNQQQPVVQNANCLVQQELDQHQIHEHRKQLMEQQQQQQQQQQQQQLCQKMKHMQVNGMLTNWNSGTSMPLSCSQQQPQQYVFSGMHATTPEFSYKSEVNTSPYACRQEFVPYKQPTTMMPQLSNFSQMNFPVASFERSTYSASSNFEDFLGCLQQVPENHDCGINSESVMLTPQTCYAGAVSMYQCTQEAQPSCMDQMQYDPMMASQQTLLNKFQNGFNGGNVNEAYPSQLDVISNAQTATHLQPLHHPTEPRSFSDLASSGFM